From Solidesulfovibrio sp., a single genomic window includes:
- a CDS encoding magnesium transporter MgtE N-terminal domain-containing protein: MSELYVSAVLGRPVIDPSGAALGRLDDLRLEPGETLPVVSGLFIREGGQRRFIPWKAVNLFTPVVVSADPGAAGPSGEPAGGAPDIRLRRDILDRQIVDVDGAKVVRVNDLKLATRGASLLVAAADVGLRGMFRRLGQLRFWNWLAGLFGASLPSREIDWRFVAQLDPNADRLTLTVARERLTDLHPADIADIVAQLPHKEAGTVLGSLDPETLGETMGELDTELGVKVISSLDSEQASDILEEMEPHDAADLLGDMPEEKARELLGLMDAEDAEMVQELLEHEEDTAGGLMNNLFAAVPPAMTAEEAINYIRLVGAEVDNVYYVYVIRGDETPLGVVTLKRLLLAPPKTPVAEIMTVGLKSVAVDATPTEVMDVISKYNLLAVPVLDEAGHMAGIVPADDVLELFLPESFTRKRFAAL, encoded by the coding sequence ATGAGCGAACTGTATGTCAGCGCCGTTTTGGGCCGGCCCGTCATCGATCCGTCCGGCGCGGCCCTGGGGCGGCTCGACGATCTGCGCCTGGAGCCGGGCGAGACCCTGCCCGTGGTGTCCGGGCTTTTCATCCGCGAGGGCGGCCAGCGGCGGTTCATCCCCTGGAAGGCCGTCAACCTCTTCACCCCGGTGGTGGTCTCGGCCGACCCGGGCGCCGCCGGCCCGTCCGGCGAGCCGGCCGGCGGCGCGCCGGACATCCGGCTGCGCCGCGACATCCTCGACCGCCAGATCGTGGACGTGGACGGGGCCAAGGTGGTGCGGGTCAACGACCTCAAGCTGGCCACCCGCGGGGCCAGCCTGCTGGTGGCCGCCGCCGACGTGGGCCTGCGCGGCATGTTCCGGCGGCTGGGGCAACTGCGCTTCTGGAACTGGCTGGCCGGGCTTTTCGGGGCCAGCCTGCCGTCCCGGGAGATCGACTGGCGCTTCGTGGCCCAGCTCGACCCCAACGCCGACCGGCTGACCCTGACCGTGGCCCGCGAGCGCCTCACCGACCTGCACCCGGCCGACATCGCCGACATCGTGGCCCAGCTGCCCCACAAGGAGGCCGGCACCGTGCTGGGCTCCCTGGACCCCGAGACCCTGGGCGAAACCATGGGCGAGCTCGACACCGAGCTCGGGGTCAAGGTCATAAGCAGCCTCGACAGCGAGCAGGCCTCCGACATCCTGGAGGAAATGGAGCCCCATGACGCGGCCGACCTGCTGGGCGACATGCCCGAGGAAAAGGCCCGGGAGCTGCTGGGCCTCATGGACGCCGAGGACGCCGAGATGGTCCAGGAGCTCCTGGAGCACGAGGAGGACACGGCCGGGGGCCTGATGAACAACCTCTTCGCCGCCGTGCCGCCGGCCATGACCGCCGAGGAGGCCATCAACTACATCCGCCTGGTCGGGGCCGAGGTGGACAACGTCTACTACGTCTACGTCATCCGGGGCGACGAGACGCCCTTGGGCGTGGTCACCCTCAAGCGCCTGCTGCTGGCCCCGCCCAAGACGCCGGTGGCCGAGATCATGACCGTGGGGCTCAAGTCCGTGGCCGTGGACGCCACGCCCACCGAGGTCATGGACGTCATCAGCAAGTACAACCTGCTGGCCGTGCCGGTGCTGGACGAGGCCGGGCACATGGCCGGCATCGTGCCGGCCGACGACGTGCTGGAACTGTTTTTGCCCGAATCCTTCACCAGAAAACGTTTCGCCGCCCTGTAG
- a CDS encoding Nramp family divalent metal transporter: MTAAALAAPFKKLTRKNILLFLALLGPGIITANVDNDAGGITTYSLAGARYGYSLLWILLPTTVSLVVIQEMCARMGAVTGKGLSDLIRESFGLRTTFYIMVALFLTNLGNTISEFAGIAAGMEIFGVSKFVSVPVAAVLVWLLIVKGSYRIVERVFLVACVIYLAYPLAALFADVPWLEVAKASVTPTFRADGEYVAMMIGLVGTTIAPWMQFYQQAAVVEKGITADKYAFTRLDVVVGCFLAVAVALFIVVGCAASIFVHGDSVETAADAARALEPLVGQYASWLFAVGLINASLFAAGVLPLSTAYYICEAMGWELGIDKDFRKAPEFFWLFTISVAVGALTILAPGMPLLAVMYVSQVVNGVVLPFVLILMLLLVNDRRLMGGFVNGPVFNTVAWATVAGLIGLTALMTLDTVWPGAIDRLVGALAG, from the coding sequence ATGACCGCAGCCGCGCTCGCCGCGCCCTTTAAAAAGCTCACGCGCAAAAACATCCTCCTGTTCCTGGCCCTGCTCGGCCCGGGCATCATCACCGCCAACGTGGACAACGACGCCGGCGGCATCACCACCTACTCCCTGGCCGGGGCCCGCTACGGCTACTCGCTGTTGTGGATCCTGCTGCCCACCACCGTCTCCCTGGTGGTCATCCAGGAGATGTGCGCCCGCATGGGCGCGGTCACGGGCAAGGGGCTGTCCGACCTGATCCGCGAATCCTTCGGCCTGCGCACCACGTTTTACATCATGGTGGCCCTTTTTCTGACCAACCTCGGCAACACCATCTCGGAATTCGCCGGCATCGCCGCCGGCATGGAGATTTTCGGCGTCTCCAAGTTCGTGTCCGTGCCCGTGGCCGCCGTGCTGGTCTGGCTGCTCATCGTCAAGGGCTCCTACCGCATCGTGGAACGGGTGTTCCTCGTCGCCTGCGTGATCTACCTGGCCTATCCCCTGGCGGCGCTTTTCGCCGACGTGCCCTGGCTGGAGGTGGCCAAGGCCTCGGTCACGCCGACGTTTCGGGCCGACGGCGAATACGTGGCCATGATGATCGGCCTGGTCGGCACGACCATCGCCCCGTGGATGCAGTTCTACCAGCAGGCGGCCGTGGTGGAGAAGGGGATCACGGCCGACAAGTACGCCTTCACCCGGCTGGACGTGGTGGTGGGCTGTTTTCTGGCCGTGGCCGTGGCCCTGTTCATCGTGGTGGGCTGCGCCGCCTCGATTTTTGTCCACGGCGATTCCGTGGAGACGGCGGCCGACGCGGCCCGGGCCCTGGAGCCGCTGGTCGGGCAATACGCCTCGTGGCTGTTCGCGGTGGGGCTTATAAACGCCTCGCTGTTCGCGGCCGGGGTGCTGCCGCTGTCCACGGCCTACTACATCTGCGAGGCCATGGGCTGGGAGCTCGGCATCGACAAGGATTTCCGCAAGGCGCCGGAGTTCTTCTGGCTTTTCACCATCAGCGTGGCCGTGGGGGCGCTGACCATCCTGGCCCCGGGCATGCCGCTGCTGGCTGTCATGTACGTGTCCCAGGTGGTCAACGGCGTGGTGCTGCCCTTCGTGCTCATCCTCATGCTGCTTTTGGTCAACGACAGGCGGCTCATGGGCGGCTTCGTCAACGGCCCCGTGTTCAACACCGTGGCCTGGGCCACGGTTGCCGGGCTCATCGGGCTCACGGCGCTGATGACCCTGGACACGGTCTGGCCCGGGGCCATCGACCGGCTGGTGGGGGCGCTGGCCGGCTGA
- a CDS encoding chemotaxis protein CheC — MTTTPLSPLQLDILQELINIGVGRAAGMLNQMVNTHIQLQVPVLRVLTQSQLAQLYAERPDSIFSAVQLGFSGEFAGVSALIFPPESASKLVAVVLGREGVLPGDEAMRRGTLQEVGNIVLNGVMGSIANILREPLRYTPPDFIEADISGIIGQGTGMILVARTQFSMKDHLIEGEVLIIFSLSSFDSLLTAIDTLAGS, encoded by the coding sequence ATGACGACCACGCCGCTTTCCCCCTTGCAGCTCGACATCCTGCAGGAGCTCATCAACATCGGCGTGGGCCGGGCCGCGGGCATGCTCAACCAGATGGTCAACACCCACATCCAGTTGCAGGTGCCGGTCTTGCGGGTGCTGACCCAGTCCCAGCTGGCGCAGCTGTACGCCGAGCGGCCCGATTCGATCTTTTCCGCGGTCCAGCTCGGCTTTTCCGGGGAGTTCGCCGGCGTCAGCGCCCTCATTTTCCCGCCGGAATCCGCCTCCAAGCTCGTGGCCGTGGTGCTCGGCCGGGAGGGCGTGCTGCCGGGGGACGAAGCCATGCGCCGGGGCACCCTCCAGGAAGTGGGCAACATCGTCCTCAACGGCGTCATGGGCTCCATCGCCAACATCCTGCGCGAGCCCCTGCGCTACACGCCCCCGGACTTCATCGAGGCCGACATCTCCGGCATCATCGGCCAGGGCACGGGCATGATCCTCGTGGCCCGCACCCAGTTCAGCATGAAGGACCACCTCATCGAGGGCGAGGTGCTCATCATCTTCAGCCTGTCCTCCTTCGACTCCCTGCTGACGGCCATCGACACCCTGGCCGGCTCGTAG
- a CDS encoding response regulator: MPTLLIADDSMFQRFQAAKVAREAGFAVIEAKDGQECLRLARECRPDALLLDLNMPDPGGLAVMEILSRDMPGLAVVVVTADIQETTRGRCLALGARGFLNKPVDGPSLREALEPFCQERPDGTP; the protein is encoded by the coding sequence ATGCCCACACTGCTTATCGCCGACGATTCCATGTTCCAGCGCTTCCAGGCGGCCAAGGTGGCCCGGGAGGCGGGGTTCGCCGTCATCGAGGCCAAGGACGGCCAGGAATGCCTGCGCCTGGCCAGGGAATGCCGGCCCGACGCCCTGCTGCTCGACCTCAACATGCCCGATCCGGGGGGGCTCGCGGTCATGGAGATCCTGTCGCGGGACATGCCGGGGCTGGCCGTGGTGGTGGTCACGGCCGACATCCAGGAGACCACGAGGGGACGCTGCCTGGCCCTGGGGGCCAGGGGCTTTCTCAACAAGCCCGTGGACGGCCCCTCCCTGCGCGAGGCCCTGGAACCGTTTTGCCAGGAGAGGCCGGACGGCACGCCATGA
- a CDS encoding ATP-binding protein, translating to MTNNAFAITFGRRLRQLRRLAGLTQVVLAERSGVSLEHLNKIERGAAAPSLAAIEALHRALGVAPASLFLFDDPAGADEARGEAESVVAARLGLFSLRPDTNLIRVAPSLRRLLGYAGKARREPAGDFLAEVFPGQADRIAAAMAELAKPGDRRVLAVTFARRDDETRQGSLALEMVRDAEARGKLTVGVLTDISERLRQQRLARGEAAHIDRRVRERSARLERAMERLGRENTALAARERRFHGAFERCPVGIYLADPSGGLLEANASLAALHGFASPGQMRREVGDIDRDCGADPQRRETLRRQLEETGQALGAEVTVRRRDGATLPTRQDIRAVTDAEGRLLYYEGFVQDCSARDSAAHDLRRYARMIAASSDMVSLIDADGRYLFVNDAYQKAFGQPRSAILGRHVGEFLGRDFFTERLTDKFERCLNGETILFEHWAHLPGIGRRYLSVSYIPWTEGGDRKRILANIRDLTEARLVEEDLHDSERTTAILYRVSSAVASEEDMAGLYRTIRNILGEALDTHEFFIALADREADRLEFVHFTSASQPVPPALDGLARRLTPVTQDNIGDYREADAFIEILRTAHPLLVTRRGMRLTGLTCPGRQPEALLAVPIRVRQEVLGVMGVMHFSDPACFGRKETELLLSVAEQLALGVERRRTLDALRAAKEEADRANQAKGRFLASMSHEIRTPMNAILGLTEEVLKSGLSAQQRDYLDTVRDSARHLLDILNDILDFSKIEARRMVLCPEDFEPRELAGGVVKSLGVAAAAKGLRLTLEVAPGVPERVRGDDGKVRQILVNLVGNAVKFTDTGGVTVRLSPMRTNEGEDSRLAFSVADTGIGIAPAMQEAIFDSFRQADDSTARQYGGTGLGLAISRELAALLGGELRVTSNPGHGSTFVFCAPFAKPAAEEPQAPAAGDGCPPPRGLRVLVAEDNAVNVKLMSIHLKKLGHIGVAAASGDEALRLLAAEPFDLVLMDIEMPAMDGLTAARRIRAGGSPEAPIRQSDVPIVAVTAHVSEEVRQACAEAGMDAYVGKPVNLNELAGTIARLAAARPAEAARTAPGPGSTPGRVLDVDWALARLGIDHDLFAPILATSLEEFDKRLRAAEAALDAGDPAALRLHAHTLKSTAATMGARDCLRLAVELEAAAKAPRTPPQALAELLARLEKARKAATAAASGASAGQS from the coding sequence ATGACAAACAACGCCTTCGCCATCACCTTCGGCCGCAGGCTGCGCCAGTTGCGCCGTTTGGCCGGCCTGACCCAGGTCGTCCTGGCCGAACGCTCCGGCGTCTCCCTGGAGCACCTCAACAAGATCGAGCGCGGTGCGGCCGCGCCCTCCCTGGCGGCCATCGAGGCCCTGCACCGGGCCCTTGGCGTGGCCCCCGCCTCGTTGTTTCTGTTCGACGACCCCGCCGGCGCCGACGAGGCCCGGGGGGAGGCGGAATCCGTCGTCGCCGCCCGGCTCGGGCTTTTCAGCCTGCGCCCGGACACGAACCTGATCCGGGTCGCGCCGTCCCTGCGCCGGCTGCTGGGCTACGCCGGGAAAGCCAGGCGCGAGCCGGCCGGGGATTTCCTGGCCGAGGTCTTCCCCGGCCAGGCCGACCGGATCGCCGCCGCCATGGCCGAGCTGGCCAAGCCCGGCGACCGCCGGGTCCTGGCCGTGACCTTCGCCCGCCGCGACGACGAAACCCGCCAGGGGTCCCTGGCCCTGGAAATGGTGCGCGACGCCGAGGCCCGGGGAAAACTGACCGTGGGCGTCTTGACCGACATTTCCGAGCGGCTGCGCCAGCAGCGCCTGGCCCGGGGCGAAGCGGCACATATCGACCGACGGGTGCGGGAACGCTCGGCCAGGCTCGAACGGGCCATGGAGCGCCTCGGGCGCGAAAACACCGCGCTGGCGGCCAGGGAACGCCGGTTTCACGGCGCCTTCGAACGCTGCCCCGTGGGCATCTACCTGGCCGATCCGTCCGGCGGCCTTCTCGAAGCCAACGCCAGCCTGGCCGCCCTCCACGGCTTCGCCTCGCCCGGGCAGATGCGCCGCGAGGTCGGCGACATCGACCGGGACTGCGGCGCCGATCCCCAGCGCCGCGAAACCCTGCGGCGCCAACTCGAGGAGACCGGCCAGGCCCTCGGCGCCGAGGTGACCGTGCGACGGCGCGACGGCGCCACCCTGCCCACCCGCCAGGACATCCGGGCCGTGACCGACGCCGAGGGCAGGCTCCTCTACTACGAGGGCTTCGTCCAGGACTGCTCGGCCAGGGACAGCGCCGCCCACGATCTGCGCCGCTACGCCCGCATGATCGCCGCCTCCTCGGACATGGTCTCGCTCATCGACGCCGACGGGAGGTACCTGTTCGTCAACGACGCCTACCAGAAGGCCTTCGGCCAGCCGCGAAGCGCCATCCTCGGCCGCCATGTGGGCGAATTCCTGGGCAGGGATTTCTTCACCGAACGGTTGACGGACAAGTTCGAGCGGTGCCTGAACGGGGAAACGATCCTGTTCGAGCATTGGGCGCACCTGCCCGGGATCGGGCGCCGCTACCTGAGCGTGAGCTACATCCCCTGGACCGAAGGCGGCGACCGCAAGCGGATCTTGGCCAACATCCGCGACCTGACCGAGGCCCGCCTGGTCGAGGAGGACCTCCACGACAGCGAGCGCACCACGGCCATCCTCTACCGGGTGTCCAGCGCCGTGGCCTCGGAAGAGGACATGGCCGGCCTGTACCGCACCATCCGCAACATCCTGGGCGAAGCCCTGGACACGCACGAATTCTTCATCGCCCTGGCCGACCGCGAGGCCGACCGGCTGGAGTTCGTCCATTTCACCAGCGCCAGCCAACCCGTGCCGCCGGCCCTGGACGGCCTGGCCAGGCGCCTGACCCCCGTGACCCAGGACAACATCGGCGACTACCGCGAGGCCGACGCCTTCATCGAGATCCTGCGCACGGCCCATCCCCTGCTGGTGACCCGCCGGGGCATGCGCCTGACCGGCCTGACCTGTCCCGGCCGCCAACCCGAAGCGCTGCTGGCCGTGCCCATCCGGGTGCGCCAGGAAGTGCTCGGGGTCATGGGCGTCATGCACTTCTCCGACCCGGCGTGTTTCGGCCGCAAGGAAACGGAACTCCTGCTGTCGGTGGCCGAACAGTTGGCCCTGGGCGTGGAGCGGCGGCGCACCCTCGACGCCCTGCGCGCCGCCAAGGAGGAGGCCGACCGGGCCAACCAGGCCAAGGGCCGTTTCCTGGCCAGCATGAGCCACGAGATCCGCACGCCCATGAACGCCATCCTGGGGCTGACCGAGGAGGTGCTCAAAAGCGGGCTGTCCGCCCAGCAGCGCGACTACCTGGACACGGTGCGGGACTCGGCCCGCCACCTCCTCGACATCCTCAACGACATCCTGGATTTCTCCAAGATCGAGGCCAGGCGGATGGTCCTTTGCCCCGAGGATTTCGAGCCGCGCGAACTGGCCGGGGGCGTGGTCAAGTCCCTGGGCGTCGCCGCCGCGGCCAAGGGCCTGCGCCTGACGCTGGAAGTCGCGCCCGGCGTGCCCGAACGCGTGCGCGGCGACGACGGCAAGGTGCGCCAGATCCTGGTCAACCTCGTCGGCAATGCCGTGAAGTTCACGGACACCGGCGGCGTGACCGTGCGCCTGTCCCCGATGCGGACGAACGAAGGCGAGGACAGCCGCCTGGCCTTCTCGGTCGCCGACACCGGCATCGGCATCGCCCCGGCCATGCAGGAGGCCATTTTCGACAGCTTCCGCCAGGCCGACGACTCCACGGCCCGCCAGTACGGCGGCACGGGCCTGGGCCTGGCCATCAGCCGCGAACTGGCCGCGCTCCTGGGCGGGGAACTGCGCGTCACCTCGAATCCGGGGCACGGCAGCACCTTCGTTTTTTGCGCCCCCTTTGCCAAGCCTGCGGCCGAGGAACCGCAGGCCCCGGCCGCGGGCGACGGCTGCCCCCCGCCCCGGGGACTCCGCGTGCTGGTGGCCGAGGACAACGCGGTCAACGTCAAGCTCATGTCCATCCACCTCAAAAAGCTCGGCCACATCGGCGTGGCCGCCGCCTCGGGCGACGAGGCGCTGCGGCTTTTGGCCGCCGAGCCCTTCGACCTGGTGCTCATGGACATCGAAATGCCGGCCATGGACGGGTTGACCGCCGCCCGCCGCATCCGGGCCGGCGGCAGCCCCGAGGCGCCCATCCGCCAGTCCGACGTCCCCATCGTGGCCGTCACGGCCCACGTGTCCGAGGAGGTGCGCCAGGCCTGCGCCGAGGCCGGCATGGACGCCTATGTGGGAAAGCCCGTCAATCTCAACGAACTGGCCGGGACCATCGCCCGGCTGGCCGCGGCCCGGCCCGCGGAAGCGGCCCGGACCGCGCCCGGCCCCGGGAGCACCCCGGGCCGCGTCCTGGACGTGGACTGGGCCCTGGCCCGCCTGGGCATCGACCACGACCTGTTCGCCCCGATCCTGGCCACCTCCCTGGAGGAATTCGACAAACGGCTGCGCGCGGCCGAGGCGGCCCTGGACGCGGGCGACCCGGCCGCCCTGCGCCTGCACGCCCACACCCTCAAGTCCACGGCCGCGACCATGGGCGCCCGCGATTGCCTGCGCCTGGCCGTGGAACTGGAGGCGGCGGCCAAGGCGCCGCGGACACCGCCGCAGGCCCTGGCCGAGCTTCTGGCCCGGCTGGAAAAGGCCCGGAAAGCGGCGACCGCCGCCGCTTCAGGCGCATCCGCCGGACAATCTTGA
- a CDS encoding substrate-binding domain-containing protein, protein MPVPRTLFLAVLLTCLASSAMAGPTVEASYGNGSKSFSLATGSPGELGLLAVLGQAYCAASDCRLDWVKAGSGQSLDMLKSGEVDMIMVHAPAAEKKAVAEGWAGCPTLLGSNEFFLVGPPADPAGIAKAATAADAYRAIAAAKARFFSRGDNSGTHKKEMDTWKDAGVTPEGDWYVVTKAFMTETLKRANDEGGYFMTDSSTWAAERNNVPQLKVLFSGDKKLVNTYHALCAQKNGKPVSDLAAGFIAFVASPEGQGLIAAFGKDKHGEALYNDAAYARKYVD, encoded by the coding sequence ATGCCCGTCCCGCGCACCCTGTTCCTGGCGGTCCTCTTGACCTGCCTCGCGTCTTCGGCCATGGCCGGTCCCACGGTGGAAGCATCCTACGGTAATGGCTCGAAATCCTTTTCCCTGGCCACGGGCAGCCCCGGCGAGTTGGGGCTGCTGGCCGTGCTCGGCCAGGCCTACTGCGCCGCGAGCGACTGCCGCCTGGACTGGGTCAAGGCCGGCTCGGGCCAGTCCCTGGACATGCTCAAATCCGGCGAAGTGGACATGATCATGGTCCACGCCCCGGCGGCCGAGAAAAAGGCCGTGGCCGAGGGCTGGGCCGGCTGTCCGACGCTTCTGGGCTCCAACGAGTTCTTCCTCGTCGGCCCGCCGGCCGACCCGGCCGGCATCGCCAAGGCGGCCACGGCCGCCGACGCCTACCGGGCCATCGCCGCGGCCAAGGCCAGGTTTTTTTCGCGCGGCGACAATTCCGGCACCCACAAGAAGGAAATGGACACCTGGAAGGACGCCGGCGTCACGCCCGAGGGCGACTGGTACGTCGTGACCAAGGCCTTCATGACCGAAACGCTCAAGCGGGCCAACGACGAGGGCGGCTATTTCATGACCGACAGCAGCACCTGGGCCGCCGAACGCAACAACGTCCCCCAGCTCAAGGTGCTCTTTTCCGGCGACAAGAAGCTCGTCAACACCTACCACGCCCTGTGCGCCCAAAAGAACGGCAAGCCCGTCTCGGACCTGGCCGCGGGCTTCATCGCCTTCGTGGCCTCGCCCGAGGGCCAGGGCCTCATCGCCGCCTTCGGCAAGGACAAGCACGGCGAAGCCCTCTACAACGACGCCGCCTACGCCAGGAAGTACGTGGACTGA
- a CDS encoding ABC transporter permease codes for MNGVDARFTGLFWTVWRRNLRVYRRIWVVNFLPPILEPVFYLVAFGLGFSGLVADVTWHGQAMGFTQFLAPALIAVSAMWQGYMETTYSSFVRMFYQKTYDALLATPLTLEEIIVAEIVWGATRSLIAATLMLAVVALLGYAPSPQALLILPIAFFGGLAFGAMGMATTSVTPTIDMFNIPIFLFITPMFLFSGTFFPIDALPAWAAPFAAAMPLYHLAELCRAACLGRLGLGSLGHAAVLALFLAAFLPLALAGMRRRLVR; via the coding sequence ATGAACGGCGTCGACGCGCGTTTCACGGGCCTTTTCTGGACGGTGTGGCGGCGAAACCTGCGGGTCTACCGCCGCATCTGGGTCGTCAACTTCCTGCCGCCCATCCTGGAGCCGGTGTTTTACCTGGTGGCCTTCGGCCTGGGCTTTTCGGGGCTGGTCGCCGACGTCACCTGGCACGGCCAGGCCATGGGGTTCACGCAGTTCCTCGCCCCGGCGCTGATCGCGGTCTCGGCCATGTGGCAGGGCTACATGGAGACCACCTACAGCTCGTTCGTGCGCATGTTCTACCAGAAGACCTACGACGCCTTGCTGGCCACGCCGCTGACCCTGGAGGAGATCATCGTGGCCGAGATCGTCTGGGGGGCCACCCGGTCGCTGATCGCCGCCACGCTCATGCTGGCCGTGGTGGCGCTGCTCGGCTACGCGCCGAGCCCCCAAGCCCTGCTCATCCTGCCCATCGCCTTTTTCGGCGGCCTGGCCTTCGGGGCCATGGGCATGGCCACCACCAGCGTGACGCCGACCATCGACATGTTCAACATCCCGATCTTTCTTTTCATTACGCCGATGTTCCTTTTTTCCGGCACCTTCTTCCCCATCGACGCCCTGCCGGCCTGGGCGGCGCCGTTTGCCGCCGCCATGCCGCTGTACCATCTGGCCGAGTTGTGCCGAGCCGCCTGCCTGGGCCGGCTCGGCCTCGGGTCGCTGGGCCACGCGGCCGTGCTGGCGCTTTTCCTGGCGGCCTTCCTGCCCCTGGCCCTGGCCGGCATGCGGCGGCGGCTGGTGCGGTAG
- a CDS encoding ATP-binding cassette domain-containing protein — translation MDAATPPPVLEVTAVRKDYGPVAAVADVSFSVSRGECFGLLGPNGAGKTTTIRLIYGFSPLSAGAVRVFGEDIVTAFRRIRARLGVCQQGNTLDPDLTVLENLLVFAGYFRIPRREAQARAEELLRFFALEARKRFQYEELSGGMARRLMLARALINRPDLLILDEPTTGLDPQSRNTLWDRLLDLKRQGLTILLTTHAMEEAERFCDRLCIVDGGRVTAAGTPRGLIEAHVGRHVLEVEAPEPAFLEAVTRGGLPSERSGRRFIVYGRDRAELVALRDRFCPEYGLLRPASLEDVFLRLTGRELRE, via the coding sequence ATGGACGCCGCCACCCCGCCCCCGGTCCTGGAAGTGACCGCCGTGCGCAAGGACTACGGCCCGGTTGCGGCCGTGGCCGACGTGAGCTTTTCCGTTTCGCGGGGCGAGTGTTTCGGCCTGCTCGGCCCCAACGGCGCGGGCAAGACCACCACCATCCGCCTGATCTACGGCTTTTCACCGCTTTCCGCCGGCGCCGTCCGCGTCTTCGGGGAGGACATCGTCACGGCCTTTCGCCGCATCCGGGCGCGCCTGGGCGTGTGCCAGCAGGGCAACACCCTGGACCCGGACCTGACGGTGCTGGAAAACCTGCTGGTTTTCGCCGGCTATTTCCGCATCCCCCGCCGGGAGGCCCAGGCCCGGGCCGAGGAGTTGCTGCGCTTTTTCGCCCTGGAGGCCCGCAAGCGCTTCCAGTACGAGGAGCTTTCCGGCGGCATGGCCCGGCGGCTGATGCTCGCCCGGGCACTGATCAACCGCCCGGACCTGCTCATCCTCGACGAGCCGACCACCGGCCTGGACCCGCAGTCGCGAAACACCCTCTGGGACCGGCTGCTCGACCTCAAGCGCCAGGGCCTGACCATCCTTTTGACCACCCACGCCATGGAGGAGGCCGAGCGTTTCTGCGACCGGCTGTGCATCGTGGACGGTGGGCGGGTCACGGCCGCGGGCACGCCGCGCGGACTCATCGAGGCCCATGTGGGCCGCCACGTGCTGGAAGTGGAGGCGCCCGAGCCGGCCTTTCTCGAGGCCGTGACCCGGGGCGGCCTTCCCAGCGAGCGCTCGGGGCGGCGGTTCATCGTCTACGGCCGGGACCGGGCCGAACTGGTGGCCCTGCGCGACCGCTTCTGCCCGGAATACGGGCTGCTGCGCCCGGCCAGCCTGGAAGACGTCTTTTTGCGCCTGACCGGCCGGGAGTTGCGGGAATGA
- the tatA gene encoding twin-arginine translocase TatA/TatE family subunit — protein sequence MFSGLLQPMHLLLILGVVLIVFGPGKLGNLGHDLGKSIREFKSAMEARDVTPAVEAEKPAPAVTVAPEKTGQSA from the coding sequence ATGTTTTCAGGCTTGCTGCAACCCATGCATCTGCTGCTCATCCTCGGCGTGGTGCTCATCGTCTTCGGCCCGGGCAAACTGGGCAACCTCGGCCACGACCTGGGCAAATCCATTCGGGAATTCAAGTCCGCCATGGAAGCGCGCGACGTCACCCCGGCGGTCGAGGCCGAAAAGCCCGCGCCGGCCGTGACGGTGGCGCCCGAAAAGACGGGGCAGTCGGCCTAG